One Aphelocoma coerulescens isolate FSJ_1873_10779 chromosome 8, UR_Acoe_1.0, whole genome shotgun sequence genomic region harbors:
- the CNN3 gene encoding calponin-3, with translation MTHFNKGPSYGLSAEVKNKIALKYDPQIEEDLRNWIEEVTGLSIGANFQLGLKDGIILCELINKLQPGSVKKINQSKLNWHQLENIGNFIKAIQVYGMKPHDIFEANDLFENGNMTQVQTTLVALAGLAKTKGFHTTIDIGVKYAEKQARSFDAGKLKAGQSVIGLQMGTNKCASQAGMTAYGTRRHLYDPKMQTDKPFDQTTISLQMGTNKGASQAGMLAPGTRRDIYDQKHILQPVDNSTISLQMGTNKVASQKGMSVYGLGRQVYDPKYCAAPTEPVIHNGSQGTGTNGSEISDSDYQAEYPDDYHGEYQDDYQRDYHGQYSDQGIDY, from the exons ATGACCCACTTCAACAAGGGGCCCTCCTACGGGCTCTCCGCCGAGGTCAAGAACAAG ATTGCCCTGAAATATGACCCCCAGATAGAAGAAGATCTGCGTAACTGGATAGAAGAGGTTACAGGGCTGAGTATTGGTGCAAACTTTCAACTGGGATTAAAAGATGGCATAATCTTATGCGA GCTTATAAATAAGCTGCAGCCAGGatcagtgaagaaaattaatcaaTCAAAACTAAATTGGCACcag cTGGAGAACATTGGGAATTTTATCAAAGCCATCCAAGTCTACGGCATGAAGCCACATGATATTTTTGAAGCAAATGATCtttttgaaaatggaaatatgACTCAAGTACAGACTACTCTAGTGGCACTGGCAGGTCTG GCAAAAACTAAAGGTTTTCATACTACAATTGATATCGGTGTCAAATATGCAGAGAAACAAGCACGAAGTTTTGATGCAGGAAAACTAAAAGCTGGTCAAAGTGTAATTGGCCTGCAG ATGGGCACCAACAAGTGTGCCAGTCAGGCAGGCATGACTGCTTATGGAACTAGAAGACACCTCTACGATCCAAAAATGCAAACTGATAAGCCATTTGACCAGACGACGATTAGCCTACAGATGGGCACTAACAAAGGAGCCAGTCAG GCTGGTATGCTGGCACCAGGTACCAGGAGAGACATCTACGATCAGAAGCACATATTACAACCTGTGGATAACTCAACTATTTCGTTACAAATGGGTACCAACAAAGTAGCTTCACAGAAGGGAATGAGTGTGTACGGGCTTGGACGGCAAGTGTATGACCCCAAGTACTGTGCTGCACCCACAGAACCTGTCATTCATAATGGCAGCCAAGGAACAGGAACTAACGGGTCAGAAATCAGCGATAGTGATTATCAGGCAGAATACCCAGATGACTATCACGGAGAGTACCAAGATGACTATCAAAGAGATTACCATGGTCAGTACAGTGACCAGGGCATTGATTACTAG